The following proteins come from a genomic window of Mauremys reevesii isolate NIE-2019 unplaced genomic scaffold, ASM1616193v1 Contig9, whole genome shotgun sequence:
- the LOC120395020 gene encoding tripartite motif-containing protein 72-like, whose amino-acid sequence MSNSKQRLMQGMHQDLSCPSCLKLFKAPVTAECGHTFCLECLSQAAACPTCQAPTKVEQLRINQQMEHLVQCFRQVPHDHCEEHMDPLSVYCEQDQQVICGVCASLGKHKGHNIITAAEAHQRMKKQLPQQQIQLQEAQVRKEKTITLLNRQIAEVEDTVVRFKQQVSEQLGVMRAYLVTLEASLGREAERVQQQATAVLRDEHKTMGHYLDQLKQMEAVLGEVQEESQTEFLRKYCLVASRLQKILGESPPVARMDIQLPIITDDFKFQVWRKMFRALMPALENLTFDPDTAHPNLVVSEDGKRVECVEHKQPVSSDDPGRFDKSNCVVSRQSFSSGEHYWEVTVGDKPRWGLGLISAEAGRKGRLQALPSNGFWLVGCKEGKNYEAHVEHKEPRLLRVETKPSRIGLYLSFEDGMLGFYDASDEDNLVQLFAFHTRFTTTVYPFFDVCWHDKGKNSQPLVIYEPEPEAS is encoded by the exons ATGTCGAACTCCAAGCAGCGCCTGATGCAGGGCATGCACCAGGACCTGAGCTGCCCCAGCTGCCTGAAGCTGTTCAAGGCCCCGGTGACGGCTGAGTGCGGCCACACCTTCTGCCTGGAGTGCCTGTCCCAGGCCGCGGCCTGCCCCACCTGCCAGGCCCCCACCAAGGTGGAGCAGCTGCGCATCAACCAGCAGATGGAGCACCTGGTGCAGTGCTTCCGGCAGGTGCCCCACGACCACTGCGAGGAGCACATGGACCCCCTGAGCGTCTACTGCGAGCAGGACCAGCAGGTCATCTGCGGGGTGTGCGCCTCGCTGGGCAAGCACAAGGGCCACAACATCATCACGGCCGCCGAGGCCCACCAGAGGATGAAG AAACAACTTCCCCAGCAGCAAATTCAACTGCAGGAGGCACAAGTGCGTAAGGAGAAAACGATCACTCTGCTGAACAGACAGATAGCAGAGGTGGAG gACACAGTGGTGCGATTCAAGCAGCAGGTGTCGGAGCAGCTGGGGGTGATGCGCGCCTACCTGGTGACGCTGGAGGCCTCGCTGGGCCGGGAGGCAGAGCGGGTGCAGCAGCAGGCCACAGCCGTGCTGCGGGATGAGCACAAGACCATGGGCCACTACCTAGACCAGCTCAAGCAGATGGAGGCCGTGCTGGGCGAGGTGCAGGAGGAGAGTCAGACCGAGTTCCTGAGG AAATACTGCCTGGTGGCCAGCAG GCTGCAGAAGATCCTGGGAGAGTCCCCTCCAGTTGCCCGGATGGACATCCAGCTGCCAATCATCACAGATGACTTCAAGTTCCAGGTGTGGAGGAAGATGTTCCGTGCACTGATGCCAG ctcTGGAGAACCTGACCTTTGACCCGGACACGGCCCACCCCAACCTGGTGGTGTCGGAGGACGGCAAGCGGGTGGAGTGCGTGGAGCACAAGCAGCCAGTGAGCTCGGATGACCCAGGCCGCTTCGACAAGTCCAACTGCGTGGTGAGCCGCCAGAGCTTCTCCAGCGGCGAGCACTACTGGGAGGTGACGGTGGGCGACAAGCCGCGCTGGGGGCTGGGCCTCATCTCGGCCGAGGCAGGGCGAAAGGGTCGGCTCCAGGCTCTGCCCTCCAATGGCTTCTGGCTGGTGGGCTGCAAGGAAGGCAAGAACTACGAGGCCCACGTGGAGCACAAGGAGCCGCGGCTGCTGCGGGTGGAGACCAAGCCCAGCCGGATCGGGCTGTATCTCAGCTTCGAGGACGGGATGCTGGGGTTCTACGACGCCAGCGACGAGGACAACCTGGTGCAGCTCTTCGCCTTCCACACGCGCTTCACCACCACCGTCTACCCCTTCTTCGACGTCTGCTGGCACGACAAGGGCAAGAACAGCCAGCCGCTGGTCATCTATGAGCCAGAGCCGGAGGCCTCCTAA
- the LOC120395029 gene encoding pyrin-like isoform X2, whose product MGKTLRDHLFDTIRELGESDLKAFKDKLNNFQPRPGYNRIKWGELEKADAVEITRLLVSYYKEDYAVEVAGKVLEDMDKKNLAHNLFQATGKAPGGTQQTPEPTSSTRTRVTGVAAPMPREHRPGSARAGDSGDEIDLR is encoded by the exons ATGGGAAAGACCCTGAGAGACCATCTGTTCGACACCATTAGAGAGCTGGGTGAGTCGGACTTGAAGGCGTTTAAAGACAAGCTGAACAATTTCCAGCCCAGGCCAGGTTATAACCGTATCAAATGGGGAGAGCTGGAAAAAGCAGATGCTGTAGAAATCACTCGCCTGCTAGTCAGCTACTACAAGGAGGATTACGCGGTGGAAGTGGCCGGGAAGGTGCTAGAGGACATGGACAAGAAGAACCTGGCACACAACCTCTTCCAGGCCACAGGGAAGG ctccaggTGGCACCCAGCAGACCCCAGAACCAACCAGCAGCACCCGGACCAGAGTCACAG GTGTAGCCGCCCCCATGCCCAgggaacacaggccaggctcCGCGAGGGCTGGAGactcag gagaTGAGATAGACCTACGATAA
- the LOC120395029 gene encoding pyrin-like isoform X1 yields MGKTLRDHLFDTIRELGESDLKAFKDKLNNFQPRPGYNRIKWGELEKADAVEITRLLVSYYKEDYAVEVAGKVLEDMDKKNLAHNLFQATGKAPGGTQQTPEPTSSTRTRVTAGVAAPMPREHRPGSARAGDSGDEIDLR; encoded by the exons ATGGGAAAGACCCTGAGAGACCATCTGTTCGACACCATTAGAGAGCTGGGTGAGTCGGACTTGAAGGCGTTTAAAGACAAGCTGAACAATTTCCAGCCCAGGCCAGGTTATAACCGTATCAAATGGGGAGAGCTGGAAAAAGCAGATGCTGTAGAAATCACTCGCCTGCTAGTCAGCTACTACAAGGAGGATTACGCGGTGGAAGTGGCCGGGAAGGTGCTAGAGGACATGGACAAGAAGAACCTGGCACACAACCTCTTCCAGGCCACAGGGAAGG ctccaggTGGCACCCAGCAGACCCCAGAACCAACCAGCAGCACCCGGACCAGAGTCACAG CAGGTGTAGCCGCCCCCATGCCCAgggaacacaggccaggctcCGCGAGGGCTGGAGactcag gagaTGAGATAGACCTACGATAA
- the LOC120395029 gene encoding pyrin-like isoform X3, with translation MGKTLRDHLFDTIRELGESDLKAFKDKLNNFQPRPGYNRIKWGELEKADAVEITRLLVSYYKEDYAVEVAGKVLEDMDKKNLAHNLFQATGKAPGGTQQTPEPTSSTRTRVTGDEIDLR, from the exons ATGGGAAAGACCCTGAGAGACCATCTGTTCGACACCATTAGAGAGCTGGGTGAGTCGGACTTGAAGGCGTTTAAAGACAAGCTGAACAATTTCCAGCCCAGGCCAGGTTATAACCGTATCAAATGGGGAGAGCTGGAAAAAGCAGATGCTGTAGAAATCACTCGCCTGCTAGTCAGCTACTACAAGGAGGATTACGCGGTGGAAGTGGCCGGGAAGGTGCTAGAGGACATGGACAAGAAGAACCTGGCACACAACCTCTTCCAGGCCACAGGGAAGG ctccaggTGGCACCCAGCAGACCCCAGAACCAACCAGCAGCACCCGGACCAGAGTCACAG gagaTGAGATAGACCTACGATAA